A region of Gadus morhua chromosome 18, gadMor3.0, whole genome shotgun sequence DNA encodes the following proteins:
- the eif3c gene encoding eukaryotic translation initiation factor 3 subunit C isoform X1, producing the protein MSRFFATGSDSESEESSSADEITPKTSGPNFRQSLLLSDDEEDTKRVVRSAKDKRFEELTNLIKTIRNAMKIRDMAKCLEEFDQLCRAFLKSKTIVDKEGVPPFYIRLLADLEDYLNQLWEDKEGKKKMNKNNAKSLSSLRQKIRKYNRDYETEIAAYKENPQESADEEEEKEAEESGSSSGSSDDEEEGGEGMTAKNFLKKEAVPEANKFLKGAKGSGDEASSSDDEDDEDWGEDSEDSGSSSSEDGEGKSSSLACRFLKKTQEGEKGLDKKREQRKKKQKKERLEEEAEEEAGEEGEGGWEKVKGGVPLVKPKMFAKGTEINTTVVVKKLNEILQARGKKGTDRAAQIELLHLLAGISGEHNLGQGILVKIKFNIIASLYDYNPNLAAFMKADMWKKCLECIDELLDILFENSNIFIGENIAEDSENLAIIESQPFRVRGCILTLVERMDEEFTKIMQNTDPHSQEYVDNLKDEGHVCGIIDRLLSYLETKGSTEEVCRIYLRRIMHTYYKFDYKAHRRSLGLVAETKSEQDQEESEGEDSAVIMDRLCKFIYAKDRTDRIRTCAILCHIYHHALHSRWYQARDLMLMSHLQDNIQHADPPVQILYNRTMVQLGICAFRQGMIKDAHNALLDIQSSGRAKELLGQGLLMRNMQERNAEQEKIEKRRQVPFHMHINLELLECVYLVSAMLLEIPYMAAHEFDARRRMISKQFHHQLRVGERQPLLGPPESMREHVVAASKAMKMGDWRTCHSFIINEKMNSKVWDLFPETQCVREMLVRKIQEESLRTYLFTYSSVYDSISMGTLSEMFELELAMVHSIISKMIINEELMASLDQPTQTVVMHRTEPTSLQNMALQLAEKLGGLVENNERVFDLKQGVYGGYFNRDQKGSYQQKQGGYQRENRGGYQQRQGGYRGGDGQRGGGYQGGYRGGYQGGNRDGNQGGNRDGNQGGYQGGYRGGYQGGNRDGNRDGNQGGNRDGNQGGYQGGYKGGYQGGYQGGYQRGGGGGGGYGGYRNHQNRDQSNY; encoded by the exons ATGTCGCGGTTCTTCGCCACCGGCTCCGACAGCGAGTCGGAGGAATCCTCGTCTGCGGACGAGATCACCCCCAAAACATCGGGACCCAACTTCAGGCA GTCGCTGTTGCTTAGCGATGATGAGGAGGACACCAAGAGGGTTGTTCGCAGTGCCAAGGACAAGAG GTTCGAGGAGCTGACCAACCTGATCAAGACCATCCGGAACGCCATGAAGATCCGAGACATGGCGAAGTGCCTGGAGGAGTTTGATCAGCTGTGTCGAGCGTTCCTCAAGAGTAAAACTATAGTGGACAAGGAGGGGGTGCCCCCCTTCTACATCCGCCTGCTGGCTGACCTCGAGGACTACCTTAACCAG CTGTGGGAGGACAAGGAGGGCAAGAAGAAGATGAACAAGAACAACGCCAAGTCTCTGAGCTCCCTGCGGCAGAAGATCCGCAAGTACAACCGCGACTACGAGACGGAGATCGCTGCCTACAAAGAG aaTCCCCAAGAGTCCgccgatgaggaagaggagaaagaggcgGAGGAATCGG GCTCTTCTTCGGGTAGtagtgatgatgaggaggagggaggagagggcatGACAGCCAAGAACttcctgaagaaggaggccgTACCCGAGGCCAACAAGTTCCTTAAGGGGGCCAAGGGTTCTGgg GATGAGGCTTCATCaagtgatgatgaggatgatgaagactGGGGTGAGGACTCGGAGGACAGCGGCAGTTCGAGCTCCgaagatggagagggaaagagctCATCGCTCGCATGCCGCTTCCTCAAGAA GAcccaggagggagagaagggtcTGGACAAGAAGCGTgagcagaggaagaagaagcagaagaaggagcgcctagaggaggaggcggaggaggaggccggcgAGGAAGGCGAGGGCGGCTGGGAGAAAGTCAAGGGCGGCGTTCCTCTGGTAAAG CCCAAGATGTTCGCCAAGGGAACCGAGATCAACACGACCGTGGTGGTGAAGAAGCTCAACGAGATCCTGCAGGCCAGAGGAAAGAAGGGAACTGACAG AGCGGCCCAGATCGAGCTGCTCCACCTGCTGGCTGGTATCTCAGGCGAGCACAACCTGGGCCAGGGCATCCTGGTCAAGATCAAGTTCAACATCATCGCCTCCCTCTACGACTACAACCCCAACCTGGCCGCGTTCATGAAG GCGGACATGTGGAAGAAGTGTTTGGAGTGCATCGATGAGCTGTTGGACATCCTGTTTGAAAACAGCAACATCTTCATTGGGGAGAACATCGCCGAGGACAGCGAGAACCTGGCCATAATCGAGTCACAG CCCTTCAGGGTGCGAGGGTGTATCCTGACGCTCGTGGAGAGAATGGACGAGGAGTTCACCAAGATCATGCAGAACACAGACCCCCATTCCCAAG AGTACGTGGACAACCTGAAGGACGAGGGACACGTGTGCGGCATCATCGACCGCCTGCTGTCCTACCTGGAGACCAAGGGCAGCACGGAGGAGGTGTGCCGCATCTACCTGCGCCGCATCATGCACACCTACTACAAGTTTGACTACAAGGCCCACCGACGCAGCCTCGGCCTAGTGGCAGAGaccaag TCTGAGCAGGAccaggaggagagcgagggcgaAGACAGTGCCGTCATCATGGACCGCCTCTGCAAGTTCATCTACGCCAAGGACCGCACCGACCGCATCAGGACCTGCGCCATCCTCTGCCACATCTACCACCACGCACTGCACTCCCGCTGGTACCAGGCCCGCGACCTCATGCTCATGAGCCACCTGCAGGACAACATCCAGCACGCCGACCCGCCCGTACAG ATCCTGTACAATAGAACCATGGTGCAGCTGGGGATCTGCGCCTTCCGCCAGGGCATGATCAAGGACGCCCACAACGCCCTGCTGGACATCCAGTCGTCCGGCCGCGCCAAGGAGCTGCTGGGACAGGGCCTGCTGATGAGGAACATGCAGGAGAGGAACGCTGAGCAGGAGAAGATCGAGAAGAGGAGACAG GTGCCGTTCCACATGCACATCaacctggagctgctggagtgCGTGTACCTGGTGTCGGCCATGTTGCTGGAGATCCCCTACATGGCGGCGCACGAGTTTGACGCCCGGCGACGAATGATCAGCAAACAgttccaccaccagctccgagtgggggagagacagcCGCTGCTCG gccccccagAGAGCATGAGGGAGCACGTGGTGGCGGCCAGTAAGGCCATGAAGATGGGGGACTGGCGCACCTGCCACTCGTTCATCATCAACGAGAAGATGAACAGCAAGGTGTGGGACCTGTTCCCCGAGACCCAGTGCGTCAGGGAGATGCTCGTCAG GAAGATCCAGGAGGAGTCGCTGAGGACCTACCTGTTCACGTACAGCAGCGTGTACGACTCCATCAG CATGGGCACTCTGTCCGAGATGTTTGAGCTGGAGCTGGCCATGGTCCACTCCATCATCAGCAAGATGATCATCAACGAGGAGCTCATG gcgTCTCTGGACCAGCCCACCCAGACGGTGGTGATGCATCGCACGGAGCCCACCTCCCTGCAGAACATGGCGCTGCAGCTGGCGGAGAAGCTGGGCGGCCTGGTGGAGAACAACGAGCGCGTGTTCGACCTCAAGCAGGGCGTGTACGGAGGCTACTTCAACCGAG ACCAGAAGGGCTCCTACCAACAGAAGCAGGGAGGCTACCAGAGAG AAAACCGAGGAGGTTACCAGCAGAGGCAGGGTGGTTACCGGGGTGGAG ACGGCCAGCGGGGCGGAGGCTACCAGGGGGGGTACCGGGGCGGGTACCAGGGAGGCAACCGCGACGGCAACCAGGGAGGCAACCGCGACGGCAACCAGGGAGGCTACCAGGGCGGGTACCGGGGCGGGTACCAGGGAGGGAACCGCGACGGGAACCGCGACGGGAACCAGGGAGGCAACCGCGACGGCAACCAGGGCGGCTACCAGGGCGGCTACAAGGGAGGCTACCAGGGCGGCTACCAGGGCGGCTATCAGCgtgggggtggcggtggcggcggctaCGGCGGCTACAGGAACCACCAGAACCGGGACCAGAGCAACTACTAG
- the eif3c gene encoding eukaryotic translation initiation factor 3 subunit C isoform X2: MSRFFATGSDSESEESSSADEITPKTSGPNFRQSLLLSDDEEDTKRVVRSAKDKRFEELTNLIKTIRNAMKIRDMAKCLEEFDQLCRAFLKSKTIVDKEGVPPFYIRLLADLEDYLNQLWEDKEGKKKMNKNNAKSLSSLRQKIRKYNRDYETEIAAYKENPQESADEEEEKEAEESGSSSGSSDDEEEGGEGMTAKNFLKKEAVPEANKFLKGAKGSGDEASSSDDEDDEDWGEDSEDSGSSSSEDGEGKSSSLACRFLKKTQEGEKGLDKKREQRKKKQKKERLEEEAEEEAGEEGEGGWEKVKGGVPLPKMFAKGTEINTTVVVKKLNEILQARGKKGTDRAAQIELLHLLAGISGEHNLGQGILVKIKFNIIASLYDYNPNLAAFMKADMWKKCLECIDELLDILFENSNIFIGENIAEDSENLAIIESQPFRVRGCILTLVERMDEEFTKIMQNTDPHSQEYVDNLKDEGHVCGIIDRLLSYLETKGSTEEVCRIYLRRIMHTYYKFDYKAHRRSLGLVAETKSEQDQEESEGEDSAVIMDRLCKFIYAKDRTDRIRTCAILCHIYHHALHSRWYQARDLMLMSHLQDNIQHADPPVQILYNRTMVQLGICAFRQGMIKDAHNALLDIQSSGRAKELLGQGLLMRNMQERNAEQEKIEKRRQVPFHMHINLELLECVYLVSAMLLEIPYMAAHEFDARRRMISKQFHHQLRVGERQPLLGPPESMREHVVAASKAMKMGDWRTCHSFIINEKMNSKVWDLFPETQCVREMLVRKIQEESLRTYLFTYSSVYDSISMGTLSEMFELELAMVHSIISKMIINEELMASLDQPTQTVVMHRTEPTSLQNMALQLAEKLGGLVENNERVFDLKQGVYGGYFNRDQKGSYQQKQGGYQRENRGGYQQRQGGYRGGDGQRGGGYQGGYRGGYQGGNRDGNQGGNRDGNQGGYQGGYRGGYQGGNRDGNRDGNQGGNRDGNQGGYQGGYKGGYQGGYQGGYQRGGGGGGGYGGYRNHQNRDQSNY; this comes from the exons ATGTCGCGGTTCTTCGCCACCGGCTCCGACAGCGAGTCGGAGGAATCCTCGTCTGCGGACGAGATCACCCCCAAAACATCGGGACCCAACTTCAGGCA GTCGCTGTTGCTTAGCGATGATGAGGAGGACACCAAGAGGGTTGTTCGCAGTGCCAAGGACAAGAG GTTCGAGGAGCTGACCAACCTGATCAAGACCATCCGGAACGCCATGAAGATCCGAGACATGGCGAAGTGCCTGGAGGAGTTTGATCAGCTGTGTCGAGCGTTCCTCAAGAGTAAAACTATAGTGGACAAGGAGGGGGTGCCCCCCTTCTACATCCGCCTGCTGGCTGACCTCGAGGACTACCTTAACCAG CTGTGGGAGGACAAGGAGGGCAAGAAGAAGATGAACAAGAACAACGCCAAGTCTCTGAGCTCCCTGCGGCAGAAGATCCGCAAGTACAACCGCGACTACGAGACGGAGATCGCTGCCTACAAAGAG aaTCCCCAAGAGTCCgccgatgaggaagaggagaaagaggcgGAGGAATCGG GCTCTTCTTCGGGTAGtagtgatgatgaggaggagggaggagagggcatGACAGCCAAGAACttcctgaagaaggaggccgTACCCGAGGCCAACAAGTTCCTTAAGGGGGCCAAGGGTTCTGgg GATGAGGCTTCATCaagtgatgatgaggatgatgaagactGGGGTGAGGACTCGGAGGACAGCGGCAGTTCGAGCTCCgaagatggagagggaaagagctCATCGCTCGCATGCCGCTTCCTCAAGAA GAcccaggagggagagaagggtcTGGACAAGAAGCGTgagcagaggaagaagaagcagaagaaggagcgcctagaggaggaggcggaggaggaggccggcgAGGAAGGCGAGGGCGGCTGGGAGAAAGTCAAGGGCGGCGTTCCTCTG CCCAAGATGTTCGCCAAGGGAACCGAGATCAACACGACCGTGGTGGTGAAGAAGCTCAACGAGATCCTGCAGGCCAGAGGAAAGAAGGGAACTGACAG AGCGGCCCAGATCGAGCTGCTCCACCTGCTGGCTGGTATCTCAGGCGAGCACAACCTGGGCCAGGGCATCCTGGTCAAGATCAAGTTCAACATCATCGCCTCCCTCTACGACTACAACCCCAACCTGGCCGCGTTCATGAAG GCGGACATGTGGAAGAAGTGTTTGGAGTGCATCGATGAGCTGTTGGACATCCTGTTTGAAAACAGCAACATCTTCATTGGGGAGAACATCGCCGAGGACAGCGAGAACCTGGCCATAATCGAGTCACAG CCCTTCAGGGTGCGAGGGTGTATCCTGACGCTCGTGGAGAGAATGGACGAGGAGTTCACCAAGATCATGCAGAACACAGACCCCCATTCCCAAG AGTACGTGGACAACCTGAAGGACGAGGGACACGTGTGCGGCATCATCGACCGCCTGCTGTCCTACCTGGAGACCAAGGGCAGCACGGAGGAGGTGTGCCGCATCTACCTGCGCCGCATCATGCACACCTACTACAAGTTTGACTACAAGGCCCACCGACGCAGCCTCGGCCTAGTGGCAGAGaccaag TCTGAGCAGGAccaggaggagagcgagggcgaAGACAGTGCCGTCATCATGGACCGCCTCTGCAAGTTCATCTACGCCAAGGACCGCACCGACCGCATCAGGACCTGCGCCATCCTCTGCCACATCTACCACCACGCACTGCACTCCCGCTGGTACCAGGCCCGCGACCTCATGCTCATGAGCCACCTGCAGGACAACATCCAGCACGCCGACCCGCCCGTACAG ATCCTGTACAATAGAACCATGGTGCAGCTGGGGATCTGCGCCTTCCGCCAGGGCATGATCAAGGACGCCCACAACGCCCTGCTGGACATCCAGTCGTCCGGCCGCGCCAAGGAGCTGCTGGGACAGGGCCTGCTGATGAGGAACATGCAGGAGAGGAACGCTGAGCAGGAGAAGATCGAGAAGAGGAGACAG GTGCCGTTCCACATGCACATCaacctggagctgctggagtgCGTGTACCTGGTGTCGGCCATGTTGCTGGAGATCCCCTACATGGCGGCGCACGAGTTTGACGCCCGGCGACGAATGATCAGCAAACAgttccaccaccagctccgagtgggggagagacagcCGCTGCTCG gccccccagAGAGCATGAGGGAGCACGTGGTGGCGGCCAGTAAGGCCATGAAGATGGGGGACTGGCGCACCTGCCACTCGTTCATCATCAACGAGAAGATGAACAGCAAGGTGTGGGACCTGTTCCCCGAGACCCAGTGCGTCAGGGAGATGCTCGTCAG GAAGATCCAGGAGGAGTCGCTGAGGACCTACCTGTTCACGTACAGCAGCGTGTACGACTCCATCAG CATGGGCACTCTGTCCGAGATGTTTGAGCTGGAGCTGGCCATGGTCCACTCCATCATCAGCAAGATGATCATCAACGAGGAGCTCATG gcgTCTCTGGACCAGCCCACCCAGACGGTGGTGATGCATCGCACGGAGCCCACCTCCCTGCAGAACATGGCGCTGCAGCTGGCGGAGAAGCTGGGCGGCCTGGTGGAGAACAACGAGCGCGTGTTCGACCTCAAGCAGGGCGTGTACGGAGGCTACTTCAACCGAG ACCAGAAGGGCTCCTACCAACAGAAGCAGGGAGGCTACCAGAGAG AAAACCGAGGAGGTTACCAGCAGAGGCAGGGTGGTTACCGGGGTGGAG ACGGCCAGCGGGGCGGAGGCTACCAGGGGGGGTACCGGGGCGGGTACCAGGGAGGCAACCGCGACGGCAACCAGGGAGGCAACCGCGACGGCAACCAGGGAGGCTACCAGGGCGGGTACCGGGGCGGGTACCAGGGAGGGAACCGCGACGGGAACCGCGACGGGAACCAGGGAGGCAACCGCGACGGCAACCAGGGCGGCTACCAGGGCGGCTACAAGGGAGGCTACCAGGGCGGCTACCAGGGCGGCTATCAGCgtgggggtggcggtggcggcggctaCGGCGGCTACAGGAACCACCAGAACCGGGACCAGAGCAACTACTAG